A part of Cystobacter ferrugineus genomic DNA contains:
- a CDS encoding ImmA/IrrE family metallo-endopeptidase: protein MPRSPSLEDVLARARVPLRLVPKAEPRLTSDHVKNWLKSRGRAHHSLPRKSRRLHGCMVAHTGRGVLFYDRDDDEVQRRFTLVHEVAHFVLDHLLLRARARRVFGEDILPVLDGLRDPTPHEALFSVLERIPFGVQVRLMERTASGDPCTGKAMESELRADRLAFELLAPAEEVLPLVRRLSRQDVEAELVSRFGLPPKESRSYVRWLLAREPARRPFFLKFAPMKEPSYGG from the coding sequence TTGCCTCGCTCTCCCTCGCTGGAGGACGTGCTCGCTCGGGCCCGCGTGCCACTCCGTCTCGTACCGAAGGCCGAGCCGCGCCTCACGTCCGACCATGTGAAGAACTGGCTGAAGTCACGTGGCCGGGCGCACCACTCGCTTCCGAGGAAGAGCCGCCGGTTGCATGGGTGCATGGTTGCGCACACGGGACGGGGGGTCCTCTTCTACGACCGCGATGACGACGAAGTCCAGCGACGCTTCACCCTGGTACATGAAGTGGCGCACTTCGTGCTCGACCACCTCCTGCTCCGGGCGAGGGCGCGGCGAGTCTTCGGGGAGGACATCCTTCCGGTCCTCGATGGACTGCGGGATCCCACGCCCCACGAGGCGCTGTTCTCGGTGTTGGAACGGATTCCCTTTGGCGTCCAGGTCCGGCTCATGGAGCGCACCGCTTCCGGCGACCCCTGCACGGGGAAGGCGATGGAGTCGGAGCTGCGGGCGGATCGCCTCGCCTTCGAGCTCCTGGCTCCCGCCGAGGAGGTACTTCCTCTCGTGAGACGCCTCTCCCGGCAGGATGTGGAGGCCGAACTGGTCTCGCGCTTCGGGCTGCCCCCGAAGGAGTCACGGTCCTACGTCCGGTGGTTGCTGGCCCGAGAGCCCGCCCGCCGTCCCTTCTTCCTGAAGTTCGCGCCCATGAAGGAGCCGTCCTATGGAGGATGA
- a CDS encoding RNA polymerase sigma factor, whose protein sequence is MSYPSPEDERALHERAIRRDTVVSADIFLTFMEPIAAILVRRLRCDEDTARDSAMRVLFDYIERPGRYDPGKGRLFAYLMQAARYRALDHRRSARSEARRNREFTHVVELGSRTPKEELENRVEAGLIMRRLVERGYLKNERDQEALLLILQGESATEELAKALGLAPMPLEELRREVKRHRDRLMKLLERFRRKEDSDDES, encoded by the coding sequence ATGAGTTATCCATCACCGGAGGATGAACGGGCACTGCACGAGCGCGCCATCCGGCGCGATACCGTGGTTTCCGCCGACATCTTCCTGACATTCATGGAGCCGATCGCGGCCATCCTGGTGCGGCGGCTGCGCTGTGACGAGGACACCGCTCGGGATTCCGCGATGAGGGTGCTCTTCGACTACATCGAGCGACCTGGACGGTATGACCCCGGTAAAGGTCGCCTGTTCGCCTACCTCATGCAGGCGGCCAGGTACCGGGCGTTGGATCACCGACGCTCCGCGCGCTCGGAGGCCCGGCGCAATCGGGAGTTCACCCACGTTGTCGAACTCGGGTCGAGGACTCCGAAGGAGGAATTAGAGAATCGGGTGGAGGCTGGGCTCATCATGAGAAGACTCGTGGAGCGCGGATACTTGAAGAACGAGCGGGACCAGGAGGCTCTCCTGCTCATCTTGCAGGGAGAGAGCGCGACCGAGGAGCTGGCGAAGGCCCTGGGGCTTGCCCCCATGCCACTGGAGGAGTTGCGGCGAGAGGTGAAGCGGCATCGGGACCGTCTCATGAAGTTGCTGGAGCGGTTTAGAAGGAAGGAGGACTCCGATGACGAATCCTAA